The Halogranum gelatinilyticum genome contains a region encoding:
- a CDS encoding pyridoxamine 5'-phosphate oxidase family protein translates to MRDTEYTYTTGMDDDELARRLRTDVTGVLSLVDGDEAVGFPVAHYYDGETLYLRLCERPGSDKSRLVGATRRASFVLTGGDDETAWSVVVRGPLAAVDGDEFDDATLNRWFAPVRLFDEAVEDVRPVVYRLTVDDIGGRRVCGPVSVA, encoded by the coding sequence ATGCGCGACACCGAGTACACCTACACCACCGGGATGGACGACGACGAACTGGCACGACGGCTCCGAACGGACGTCACGGGCGTTCTCTCGCTCGTCGACGGCGACGAGGCGGTCGGCTTTCCGGTCGCTCACTACTACGACGGCGAGACGCTGTATCTGCGGCTCTGTGAACGGCCGGGCAGCGACAAGTCCCGGCTCGTCGGCGCGACACGACGGGCGAGTTTCGTCCTCACGGGCGGCGACGACGAGACGGCCTGGAGTGTCGTCGTCCGTGGCCCGCTGGCCGCCGTCGACGGAGACGAGTTCGACGACGCGACGCTCAACCGCTGGTTCGCGCCCGTCCGCCTGTTCGACGAGGCCGTCGAGGACGTCCGGCCCGTCGTCTACCGGCTGACGGTCGACGATATCGGCGGCCGACGGGTGTGCGGCCCGGTTAGCGTTGCGTAG
- a CDS encoding carboxypeptidase M32, translating into MATEASTESSADAYDELLDKIQRISNVQNAAGVLGWDQQVMMPDEGTPARSKQLSALSAVSHDLLVDDEIGELLDELEAEELDDEQAAVVREVRRSYEREVRVPTDLVEEISELSSEALPAWKEAKAENDFSKFAPTLERLVDLKKQYAEHIDPDRDPYEVLFEDFEPCLPLDQAEEILDEVKATLVPMIEEIRESDVDLAVDSFQGTFPEEQQDELVRDALDVLGYPWERGRLDVAPHPFSTGTMFDARVTTRFDESDPLGALLSTVHEFGHATYTLGLPDEAYGTPLGQARDLSVHESQSRLWENHVGRSQAFWELFLPTFKEQFPETEDVSVQQAYEAANQVYEDNLIRVEADELTYHLHIVIRFEIERELISGDLDVADVPETWNDKYEEYLGIRPETDSEGCLQDIHWSHGSFGYFPTYSLGSVMAAQLYAAAEDDIGDLDGQIRAGDFDALHEWLTENVHRHGQRYETNELVVEATGEDFTADYFLDYVTEKYGALYDLDSA; encoded by the coding sequence ATGGCAACAGAAGCCTCCACCGAGTCGTCGGCCGACGCCTACGACGAACTCCTCGACAAGATTCAACGTATCTCCAACGTCCAGAACGCCGCAGGCGTCCTCGGCTGGGACCAGCAGGTGATGATGCCCGACGAGGGCACCCCCGCCCGTTCCAAGCAGCTCTCCGCGCTCTCTGCGGTCTCACACGACCTCCTCGTCGACGACGAGATCGGCGAACTGCTCGACGAACTGGAAGCCGAGGAGCTGGACGACGAGCAGGCCGCCGTCGTCCGCGAAGTCCGCCGGAGCTACGAGCGTGAGGTTCGCGTCCCGACCGACCTCGTCGAGGAGATCTCGGAGCTCTCCTCGGAGGCGTTGCCCGCGTGGAAGGAGGCGAAGGCCGAGAACGACTTCTCGAAGTTCGCGCCGACGCTCGAACGGCTGGTCGACCTGAAGAAGCAGTACGCCGAACACATCGACCCCGACCGCGACCCGTACGAGGTGCTGTTCGAGGACTTCGAGCCGTGTCTCCCGCTCGACCAGGCCGAAGAGATTCTCGACGAAGTGAAGGCGACGCTCGTGCCGATGATCGAGGAGATCCGCGAGTCGGACGTCGACCTCGCCGTCGACTCGTTCCAGGGCACGTTCCCCGAAGAGCAGCAGGACGAACTGGTCCGCGACGCGCTCGACGTCCTCGGCTATCCGTGGGAACGCGGCCGCCTCGACGTCGCCCCGCATCCGTTCTCGACGGGGACGATGTTCGACGCCCGCGTGACGACCCGCTTCGACGAGTCCGACCCCCTCGGCGCGCTGCTCTCGACGGTCCACGAGTTCGGCCACGCTACCTACACGCTCGGGCTGCCGGACGAGGCCTATGGCACGCCGCTGGGGCAGGCGCGCGACCTGTCGGTCCACGAATCGCAGTCGCGGCTCTGGGAGAACCACGTCGGCCGCTCGCAGGCCTTCTGGGAGCTGTTCCTGCCGACGTTCAAAGAGCAGTTCCCGGAGACAGAGGACGTGTCGGTCCAGCAGGCGTACGAGGCCGCCAACCAGGTCTACGAGGACAACCTCATCCGCGTCGAGGCCGACGAGCTGACCTACCATCTCCACATCGTCATCCGCTTCGAGATCGAGCGCGAACTCATCAGCGGCGACCTCGACGTCGCCGACGTGCCGGAGACGTGGAACGACAAGTACGAGGAGTATCTCGGTATCCGCCCGGAGACCGACAGCGAGGGCTGTCTGCAGGACATCCACTGGAGCCACGGGAGCTTCGGCTACTTCCCGACCTACTCGCTCGGCAGCGTCATGGCCGCCCAGCTCTACGCCGCCGCAGAGGACGACATCGGCGACCTCGACGGCCAGATCCGCGCGGGCGACTTCGACGCGCTCCACGAGTGGCTGACGGAGAACGTCCACCGCCACGGCCAACGCTACGAGACGAACGAGCTGGTCGTGGAGGCGACGGGCGAGGACTTCACCGCCGACTACTTCCTCGACTACGTCACCGAGAAGTACGGCGCGCTCTACGACCTCGACTCGGCGTAA
- a CDS encoding carboxymuconolactone decarboxylase family protein, with translation MVSTETRTEIEGMLGRVPSWIEGLSDPAADHSWGIVRDLELSETSLQPRDKALIGVGVAAALQCQYCTHFHTEQAKVDGASDEQIMEAVNLASTIRYFSTVLHGAQVDYNEFVDETAGIVEHVKSQQGAAGGAAADD, from the coding sequence ATGGTTTCAACCGAAACACGAACGGAAATCGAAGGGATGCTGGGACGGGTTCCCAGTTGGATCGAGGGGCTCTCGGACCCGGCGGCCGACCACAGTTGGGGAATCGTCCGCGACCTCGAACTGAGCGAGACGAGCCTGCAACCCCGGGACAAGGCGTTGATCGGCGTGGGTGTCGCAGCCGCGTTGCAGTGTCAGTACTGCACTCACTTCCACACAGAACAGGCGAAGGTCGATGGTGCCTCCGACGAGCAGATTATGGAGGCTGTCAACCTCGCGAGTACGATTCGATACTTCTCGACCGTGCTACACGGGGCACAGGTGGACTACAACGAGTTCGTCGACGAGACTGCGGGGATCGTCGAACACGTCAAGAGCCAACAGGGTGCGGCGGGCGGGGCTGCCGCGGACGACTGA
- a CDS encoding M20 family metallopeptidase: protein MTDVADLTRELVAIPSHEDETAAGDAIEAWLRRETDADVTRDDAGNVIARKGTGDVSFALVGHHDVVPPADRQTEGDSYVVEERDGRLYGRGTADMKGSVAAAMCAFRDADPACELLFVSFVGEEIGGVGARAAIDDGFAPDYALVGEGSTNYTGDDVTDVVVAHKGRRGSTIVAHGEATHASVPESGVNAVYRACDAVDLVREMAFPEAEVLGNEVQGSVAVTGIDGGSAWNVIPDRCEITVDERTVPGERVALEAVEEIEGVEWTVDQDLPPMECDDEAFADTVLAAARDAQANAPELTTKPHATDAGWLSQAGTTCVVAGASEPGEAHTESESVSIDVLERCYRLYLNAAESVGAD from the coding sequence ATGACCGACGTCGCCGATCTGACCCGCGAACTCGTGGCGATTCCGAGCCACGAAGACGAGACCGCCGCGGGCGACGCCATCGAGGCGTGGCTCCGCCGCGAGACCGACGCCGACGTGACCCGCGACGACGCGGGCAACGTCATCGCTCGAAAGGGCACGGGCGACGTCTCGTTCGCCCTCGTCGGCCACCACGACGTCGTCCCGCCAGCGGACCGGCAGACGGAGGGAGACAGCTACGTGGTCGAGGAACGCGACGGCCGACTCTACGGCAGAGGGACGGCGGACATGAAGGGTTCCGTCGCCGCCGCGATGTGTGCCTTCCGCGACGCCGACCCCGCGTGCGAACTCCTGTTCGTCAGTTTCGTCGGCGAGGAGATCGGCGGCGTGGGTGCCCGCGCAGCCATCGACGACGGCTTCGCCCCGGACTACGCACTCGTCGGCGAGGGGTCGACCAACTACACCGGCGACGACGTGACCGACGTCGTCGTCGCCCACAAGGGTCGCCGCGGTAGCACCATCGTCGCCCACGGCGAGGCGACCCACGCGAGCGTTCCCGAGTCGGGCGTGAACGCCGTCTACCGCGCCTGCGACGCCGTCGACCTCGTCCGCGAGATGGCCTTCCCCGAAGCTGAGGTGCTCGGAAACGAGGTGCAGGGAAGCGTCGCCGTCACGGGAATCGACGGGGGGTCGGCGTGGAACGTCATCCCCGACCGCTGTGAGATAACCGTCGACGAGCGGACCGTCCCCGGGGAGCGCGTCGCGCTGGAGGCCGTCGAGGAGATAGAGGGCGTCGAGTGGACCGTCGACCAGGACCTACCGCCGATGGAGTGCGACGACGAGGCGTTCGCCGACACGGTGCTTGCGGCGGCCCGCGACGCCCAGGCGAACGCCCCCGAGTTGACGACGAAGCCCCACGCGACCGACGCCGGCTGGCTCTCGCAGGCCGGGACGACCTGCGTCGTCGCGGGTGCCTCGGAGCCGGGGGAGGCCCACACCGAGAGTGAGAGCGTCAGTATCGACGTGCTGGAGCGGTGTTACCGCCTCTATCTGAACGCGGCCGAATCGGTCGGTGCCGACTGA
- a CDS encoding ATP-binding protein, translated as MISGRDGENQVTPSTDLLYGVFETSPVSLVVTDRAGTITDVNERTEQLLGVPTSTLVGESVFDQQWDAKDADGRPLSESYNPFVRALGGKATDGQELSLVLPTGRRVAFRVNCAPVYDDGRVVAAVAAFEDLTAAGLREQELSAKNRQLEALASVLSHDLRNPLAIARGYLDLAAETGDLAHLDRVAGAHERMEELIDSLLLLARRGKAIGRREPVSLADAARTAWATVETGTATLTVDEDLGTVAADRVRLQQLFENLFRNSVEHGSTSSRTQSGDSVEHGDGDSHVTVAPSETTTGFTVSDDGAGLPGVADRIPLDAYLETGESATGLGLKIVLAVSEGHGWQASVAPASGGGAHFEFLTGDAVAVTE; from the coding sequence ATGATTTCTGGGAGAGACGGGGAGAACCAGGTGACGCCCTCCACAGACCTGCTCTACGGCGTGTTCGAGACGAGTCCGGTCAGCCTCGTCGTCACCGACAGAGCAGGGACGATTACCGACGTGAACGAGCGGACGGAACAGCTCCTCGGCGTGCCGACCAGCACGCTCGTCGGCGAGAGCGTCTTCGACCAGCAGTGGGACGCGAAAGACGCCGACGGCCGACCGCTGTCGGAGTCGTACAACCCCTTCGTCCGAGCCCTCGGGGGGAAGGCGACTGACGGCCAGGAGCTGTCTCTCGTGCTCCCGACCGGTCGGCGAGTCGCCTTCCGGGTCAACTGCGCACCCGTCTACGACGACGGCCGGGTCGTCGCCGCCGTGGCCGCCTTCGAGGATCTGACCGCGGCTGGCCTCCGTGAGCAGGAGCTGTCGGCGAAGAACCGCCAGCTCGAAGCCCTCGCGAGCGTCCTCTCACACGACCTCCGGAATCCGCTCGCAATCGCCCGCGGTTATCTCGACCTCGCAGCGGAGACGGGCGACCTGGCCCATCTCGACCGCGTCGCCGGTGCCCACGAACGGATGGAGGAACTGATCGACAGTCTCCTGCTCTTGGCGCGGCGTGGCAAGGCAATCGGCCGCCGCGAGCCGGTGTCGCTGGCCGATGCAGCCCGGACAGCGTGGGCCACCGTCGAGACCGGGACGGCGACGCTCACCGTCGACGAGGATCTCGGGACCGTTGCGGCCGACCGGGTCCGGCTCCAACAGCTGTTCGAGAACCTCTTTCGGAACAGCGTAGAGCATGGCTCCACGAGCAGCCGGACGCAGTCCGGCGACTCGGTCGAGCACGGCGACGGCGACAGCCACGTCACCGTCGCCCCCTCCGAGACCACGACGGGCTTCACCGTCAGCGACGACGGCGCGGGGCTGCCGGGCGTCGCCGACCGGATCCCGCTCGACGCCTACCTCGAAACGGGCGAGAGTGCCACCGGTCTCGGCCTGAAGATCGTCCTGGCGGTCAGCGAGGGCCACGGCTGGCAGGCGTCCGTCGCGCCAGCGTCCGGCGGCGGCGCGCACTTCGAGTTTCTCACCGGCGACGCTGTCGCCGTGACCGAGTGA
- a CDS encoding PINc/VapC family ATPase: MKIVPDTSAVIDGRVSERIESGTYEELTVLVPEAVVGELESQANDGRDSGWEGLEELQRLTNFADDGTITVEYIGRRARGDERDAAHEGDVDALIRDLADDHDATLLTSDGVQAEVAKAKGLAVEYVEPRGRGKEHLAIEEFFDDQTMSVHLKVGTKPKAKRGALAEMHYETIRDEVSTEADLKEWAHDIEESARASPEGFVELQEPGMTIVQFHDYRIAVARPPFADALEITAVRPIAKTDMDDYEFADELKSRLAERQRGVLISGAPGAGKSTFAQAVAEFLNDNDYAVKTMEKPRDLQVGPEITQYTALGGQMEKTADSLLLVRPDYTIYDEVRKTNDFSVFADMRLAGVGMVGVVHATRAIDALQRLVGRVELGMIPQVVDTVVYIEAGEVHTVYDVTTEVKVPAGMTAEDLARPVIQVRDFETKKPAYEIYTFNRQVVTVPLDDEEGGKEESSVGRIARQEIEREIRSIARGHVDVELQGQNKAVVYVEEDDISYVIGKGGGRINDIEGRLGIDIDVRTHEENPKMGDSASSASSASSAGSSSHSGQVSEGDIVTPEITSRHVVIRMDEHVGETVEVRADGEYLFTATVGRGGDIQVSRGSAIADELEDAIDRKKQITVVAA; the protein is encoded by the coding sequence ATGAAGATAGTGCCGGACACGAGCGCGGTCATCGATGGCCGTGTGTCCGAGCGGATCGAGTCGGGAACCTACGAGGAGTTAACGGTCTTGGTCCCCGAGGCGGTCGTCGGCGAACTCGAATCGCAGGCCAACGACGGCCGCGACAGCGGCTGGGAGGGGCTCGAAGAGCTCCAGCGGCTGACGAACTTCGCCGACGACGGGACGATCACGGTCGAGTATATCGGCCGCCGGGCGCGTGGCGACGAGCGCGACGCGGCCCACGAGGGCGACGTCGACGCGCTCATCCGCGACCTCGCCGACGACCACGACGCCACGCTCCTGACGAGCGACGGCGTGCAGGCCGAGGTGGCGAAGGCCAAGGGGCTCGCCGTCGAGTACGTCGAGCCGAGAGGCCGCGGCAAAGAGCATCTGGCTATCGAGGAGTTCTTCGACGACCAGACGATGAGCGTCCATCTCAAGGTCGGCACGAAGCCGAAGGCCAAACGCGGCGCGCTGGCCGAGATGCACTACGAGACCATCCGCGATGAGGTCTCGACCGAGGCGGACCTGAAAGAGTGGGCACACGACATCGAGGAGAGTGCCCGCGCCAGCCCCGAGGGCTTCGTCGAGCTGCAGGAGCCGGGCATGACCATCGTCCAGTTCCACGACTACCGGATCGCCGTCGCCCGCCCGCCCTTTGCGGACGCGCTGGAAATCACGGCAGTTCGCCCCATCGCCAAGACGGACATGGACGACTACGAGTTCGCCGACGAACTCAAATCGCGCCTGGCAGAACGCCAGCGCGGCGTCCTCATCTCCGGCGCGCCGGGTGCCGGGAAGTCCACCTTCGCGCAGGCCGTCGCGGAGTTCCTCAACGACAACGACTACGCGGTCAAGACGATGGAGAAGCCGCGCGACCTGCAGGTCGGTCCCGAGATTACTCAATATACTGCTCTCGGCGGCCAGATGGAGAAGACGGCCGACTCGCTGCTCTTGGTGCGCCCCGACTACACCATCTACGACGAGGTGCGCAAGACCAACGACTTCAGCGTCTTCGCCGACATGCGGCTCGCTGGCGTCGGCATGGTCGGTGTCGTCCACGCGACCCGCGCCATCGACGCCCTCCAGCGGCTCGTCGGCCGGGTCGAACTCGGCATGATTCCGCAGGTCGTCGACACCGTCGTCTACATCGAGGCCGGTGAGGTTCACACGGTCTACGACGTGACGACGGAGGTCAAGGTGCCCGCGGGCATGACCGCCGAGGACCTCGCCCGTCCGGTCATCCAGGTCCGGGACTTCGAGACGAAGAAGCCCGCCTACGAGATCTACACCTTCAACCGACAGGTCGTCACCGTCCCGCTCGACGACGAAGAGGGCGGCAAAGAGGAGTCCAGCGTCGGCCGCATCGCCCGCCAGGAGATCGAGCGCGAGATCCGCTCTATCGCCCGCGGGCACGTCGACGTCGAACTCCAGGGACAGAACAAGGCGGTCGTCTACGTCGAGGAGGACGACATCTCCTACGTCATCGGCAAGGGCGGCGGCCGCATCAACGACATCGAAGGTCGGCTCGGTATCGACATCGACGTCCGAACCCACGAGGAGAACCCGAAGATGGGCGACAGCGCGTCGAGCGCGTCGAGCGCGTCGAGTGCCGGAAGCTCCTCGCACAGCGGGCAGGTCAGCGAGGGCGACATCGTGACGCCCGAGATCACCTCTCGGCACGTCGTCATCCGGATGGACGAGCACGTCGGCGAGACGGTCGAGGTCCGCGCCGACGGCGAGTATCTCTTCACGGCGACGGTCGGCCGCGGCGGGGACATCCAGGTCTCCCGCGGCAGTGCCATCGCCGACGAACTCGAGGACGCCATCGACCGCAAGAAGCAGATCACCGTCGTCGCGGCGTAA
- a CDS encoding 2-phosphosulfolactate phosphatase: MDTLASRVIERCEEIPDDPAPGSYVVVDVIFFSTTVVELFENGAASLHVVSEKPETLEHKADNPDVVAGGDRTEDFQPVGDYDFFNSPSFVQDLDLTDRPVYMTSTNGGRAVNRLLAADSDDVEVYIGSTTNARALATHLRGRDDDRPTYVVSAGTSGDVATEDHVGATLVGRHLDGHPPTEVELEIFRQHLPTAKGDDYLHTAHPTRQADLLDYITAFDERTAVPKLEDGRFVDVANAEN; this comes from the coding sequence ATGGACACGCTCGCCTCGCGAGTCATCGAACGCTGTGAGGAGATCCCCGACGACCCTGCGCCCGGCAGCTACGTCGTCGTCGACGTCATCTTCTTCTCGACGACGGTGGTCGAGCTGTTCGAGAACGGCGCGGCCTCGTTGCACGTCGTCAGCGAGAAGCCCGAGACGCTGGAACACAAAGCCGACAACCCCGACGTCGTCGCCGGCGGCGACCGAACCGAGGACTTCCAGCCCGTCGGCGACTACGACTTCTTCAACTCGCCGAGCTTCGTGCAGGACCTCGACCTCACGGACCGGCCGGTCTACATGACCTCGACCAACGGCGGCCGTGCGGTCAACCGACTGCTCGCCGCCGACTCCGACGATGTGGAGGTCTACATCGGGTCGACGACGAACGCCCGCGCGCTCGCCACCCATCTCCGCGGCCGCGACGACGACAGGCCGACGTACGTCGTCAGCGCGGGCACCAGCGGCGACGTCGCCACCGAGGACCACGTCGGCGCGACACTCGTCGGCCGACATCTCGACGGCCATCCGCCGACCGAGGTGGAGTTAGAAATCTTCCGCCAGCATCTACCGACGGCGAAGGGCGACGACTATCTCCACACCGCTCACCCGACGCGACAGGCGGACCTCCTGGACTACATCACCGCCTTCGACGAGCGGACGGCGGTGCCAAAGCTCGAAGACGGCAGGTTCGTGGACGTCGCAAACGCGGAGAACTGA
- a CDS encoding helix-hairpin-helix domain-containing protein, with protein sequence MKVVLEDGMTLDCGNYKAVDAGLVLTEDKKRKHVIGFVPHDEVRFVLPDDVLTQRETENGASEFVYVSDAEQQTRIEELEATVADLEAQLLETAADAEAGAKARHHVDEPENLEVIDGIGPTYHGRLTDAGITTFEGLRRSSVAKVVEATGVSEERAQGWIDATKMRGGELVPTEEEAVDEGTATDETADESADATSTAEAAETDDEPTEGESETTPEESSATS encoded by the coding sequence ATGAAAGTAGTGCTCGAAGACGGGATGACGCTCGACTGTGGGAACTACAAGGCCGTCGACGCGGGCCTCGTCCTGACAGAAGACAAAAAGCGCAAACACGTCATCGGGTTCGTCCCACACGACGAGGTTCGGTTCGTCCTGCCGGACGACGTGCTGACACAGCGGGAGACGGAGAACGGGGCGAGTGAGTTCGTCTACGTCTCGGACGCGGAGCAACAGACACGCATCGAGGAACTGGAAGCGACCGTCGCCGACCTCGAAGCCCAGTTGCTGGAAACGGCCGCGGACGCCGAAGCGGGGGCGAAGGCGCGCCACCACGTCGACGAACCGGAGAACCTCGAAGTCATCGACGGCATCGGGCCGACGTACCACGGACGGCTCACCGACGCGGGCATCACGACCTTCGAGGGGCTCCGCCGGTCGAGCGTCGCCAAAGTCGTCGAGGCGACGGGCGTCTCCGAGGAGCGCGCGCAGGGGTGGATCGACGCGACGAAGATGCGCGGCGGTGAACTGGTGCCGACCGAGGAGGAAGCGGTGGATGAGGGGACGGCGACCGACGAGACAGCGGACGAGTCGGCCGACGCGACCTCGACCGCCGAAGCCGCCGAAACCGACGACGAACCGACCGAAGGCGAATCGGAGACGACCCCCGAGGAGTCGAGTGCGACGAGCTGA
- a CDS encoding MarR family transcriptional regulator, which yields MAGTAEENLDDLPPSAKLVFKVLEYNGALTQKGIVEESMLSARTVRYALERLEGIGMVDEDVYFADARQNLYQLNKPKAKADGGEEVQCAE from the coding sequence ATGGCTGGAACTGCAGAGGAGAACCTGGACGACCTTCCACCGAGTGCGAAACTCGTGTTCAAAGTCCTCGAATACAACGGGGCACTGACGCAGAAGGGCATCGTCGAAGAGTCGATGCTCTCGGCACGAACGGTCCGGTACGCACTCGAACGACTGGAAGGTATCGGGATGGTCGACGAAGACGTCTACTTCGCCGACGCCCGACAGAACCTCTATCAACTCAACAAACCCAAGGCAAAGGCTGACGGCGGCGAAGAAGTGCAGTGCGCCGAGTAG
- a CDS encoding EMC6-like membrane protein encodes MATETTTGFSDHMRGVTVTTLACLAGVIAALASAYVVGTTPEAASETLSLAFLGVSILAQLPLLRVVGIDVEDFGAKDYLYVAFMTFTFWFISYGIMLTAGVTF; translated from the coding sequence ATGGCTACGGAAACGACAACCGGCTTCTCCGACCACATGCGGGGCGTGACGGTCACGACGCTCGCCTGTCTCGCAGGCGTCATCGCGGCCCTCGCCTCCGCCTACGTCGTCGGGACGACGCCCGAGGCCGCGAGCGAGACGCTCTCGCTCGCCTTCCTCGGGGTATCGATCCTGGCACAGCTCCCGCTCTTGCGGGTCGTCGGTATCGACGTCGAAGACTTCGGCGCGAAGGACTACCTCTACGTCGCCTTCATGACCTTCACGTTCTGGTTCATCTCCTACGGCATCATGCTGACCGCAGGGGTCACGTTCTAA
- a CDS encoding ribosome biogenesis/translation initiation ATPase RLI: MADDSIAVVDLDRCSPDRCNYECSNFCPPNRTGKECITVRGEDTEEGDPDQVRISEEICLGETCGICVEKCPFDAIEIINLPSELTEDPVHRYGENAFSLYGLPVPEPGKVTGILGPNGIGKSTAVRALAEEIVPNLGDYSQEPNWDAVLDRYRGTELQNYIKRLTEGDMAVAKKPQYVDQIPKQFDGKTRDLLERTDERGELDYLVDELSIRPVMDQDIDSISGGELQRVALAATLARDADFYFLDEITPYLDIGQRVKAARLIQELAEDDEADRSMLVVEHDLAILDLLADSLHVAYGEPGAFGVVTDPKSVRNGINEYLKGYLTNENMRIRPNAITFEEHAPRETTARDVLVEYPDLKQSYGEGEFSLEVEGGTIRQSEVLGIVGPNGIGKSTLAQMFTGSVAPDEGDLDFRLDISYKPQYIEIDQPMRVDTFLSSITDDFGSSYWNTEVAQPLQLNRIMEQQLTDLSGGERQRVAIAACLSKDADLYLLDEPSAHLDVEQRVQATTAIRRYAENHDATVMVIDHDIYMIDLLADRLMVFDGEPAEHGHASQPQEMRAGMNDFLADLDITFRRDERTGRPRINKPDSQLDRQQKKQGEYYYAP; the protein is encoded by the coding sequence ATGGCCGACGACAGCATCGCCGTCGTCGACCTCGACCGGTGTTCCCCCGACCGCTGTAACTACGAGTGTTCGAACTTCTGCCCCCCGAACCGGACGGGCAAGGAGTGCATCACCGTCCGCGGCGAGGACACCGAAGAGGGCGACCCGGACCAAGTGCGGATCTCCGAGGAGATCTGTCTCGGCGAGACCTGCGGTATCTGCGTCGAGAAATGTCCCTTCGACGCCATCGAGATCATCAACCTCCCCTCCGAGCTGACCGAGGACCCCGTCCACCGCTACGGCGAGAACGCCTTCTCGCTCTACGGACTTCCCGTCCCTGAACCCGGCAAGGTGACCGGCATCCTCGGCCCGAACGGCATCGGGAAGTCGACGGCCGTCCGCGCGCTCGCAGAGGAGATCGTCCCCAACCTCGGCGACTACTCACAGGAGCCGAACTGGGACGCCGTCCTCGACCGGTATCGGGGCACGGAACTCCAGAACTACATCAAGCGGCTGACGGAGGGCGACATGGCGGTGGCGAAGAAGCCGCAGTACGTCGACCAGATTCCGAAGCAGTTCGACGGCAAGACGCGCGACCTGCTCGAACGCACCGACGAGCGCGGCGAACTCGACTATCTCGTCGACGAACTCTCCATCCGCCCGGTGATGGACCAGGACATCGACTCCATCTCCGGCGGGGAACTCCAGCGCGTCGCACTCGCGGCCACGCTCGCCCGCGACGCCGACTTCTACTTCCTCGACGAGATCACGCCCTACCTCGACATCGGCCAGCGCGTCAAGGCCGCACGCCTGATTCAGGAACTCGCCGAGGACGACGAGGCCGACCGCTCGATGCTCGTCGTCGAGCACGACCTGGCCATCCTCGACCTGCTCGCCGATTCGCTCCACGTCGCCTACGGTGAGCCGGGGGCGTTCGGTGTCGTCACGGACCCCAAGTCGGTCCGCAACGGCATCAACGAGTATCTCAAGGGCTATCTGACGAACGAGAACATGCGGATTCGCCCGAACGCCATCACGTTCGAGGAACACGCGCCCCGGGAGACGACGGCGCGCGACGTACTCGTCGAATATCCCGACCTGAAGCAGTCCTACGGCGAGGGCGAGTTCTCCCTCGAAGTCGAGGGCGGTACCATCCGCCAGAGCGAAGTGCTCGGCATCGTCGGCCCGAACGGCATCGGGAAGTCGACGCTCGCACAGATGTTCACCGGCTCGGTGGCACCCGACGAGGGCGACCTCGACTTCCGGCTGGACATCTCCTACAAGCCGCAGTATATCGAGATCGACCAGCCGATGCGCGTCGACACGTTCCTCTCCTCCATTACCGACGACTTCGGCTCCTCGTACTGGAACACCGAAGTCGCCCAGCCGCTCCAGCTCAACCGCATCATGGAGCAGCAGCTGACGGACCTCTCCGGCGGGGAACGCCAGCGCGTCGCCATCGCGGCCTGTCTCTCGAAGGACGCCGACCTCTACCTGCTCGACGAGCCGTCGGCCCACCTCGACGTCGAACAGCGGGTGCAGGCGACGACCGCCATCCGCCGCTACGCCGAGAACCACGACGCGACGGTCATGGTCATCGACCACGACATCTACATGATCGACCTGCTCGCCGACCGGCTGATGGTCTTCGACGGCGAACCCGCCGAACACGGCCACGCCTCCCAGCCCCAGGAGATGCGCGCGGGTATGAACGACTTCCTCGCGGACCTCGACATCACCTTCCGCCGCGACGAGCGGACGGGACGCCCGCGCATCAACAAGCCCGACTCGCAGCTTGACCGCCAGCAGAAGAAACAGGGCGAGTACTACTACGCGCCCTGA